A segment of the Desulfovibrio oxyclinae DSM 11498 genome:
TACATTGCGGTCCTTTTCGGTCGCCTGCACCTCTGCCTCGCCGACCTTGACCTTGGGGTTGTTGTCAAGGGCAACGGAGAGCACGTCCTCCATGCGAAGCGGGACATACTCCATGCTGAAGGGGCTGACGCTCAATGCGCCGGGATTCTCGCCCGTCACTCTCACATAGGCAGCCTCTGCGTTTGTGAGTGAGCCTTTGTAGGAAATAACGGTGCTCTCCGCCCGGGCCAGACGGCCTCTGGCCTGCATCTCGTCCGCCCGACTTCCGGCCCCCGCCTCAACCCGCTCGGAAATGGAGGCCAAAACGTCACGGTGTTCGCTCACGTTCTTTTCGGCCAGATCAAGAAGCTTCCGCTCCCGCATGACGTCGAGGTGCGCCCGGACCGCGTCCAGAGCGACACTCTCCACGTTGTCACGAAGGCGGAACTCGGCGGAATTCAGTCTGGCCTTGGATCCCTCGTATTCATTGTACCGGTCCATGCCGTCAAAAACGTTCTGAGTCAGCGTAACCGTGGTGTCGCTAACGCTGCTGTGGGTGTTGTCCTCGGTCTGGTTTCTGGTGGTGCCACTGCTGTACTGTTGAAGACCGTATTCGGAAGTCAGGTCCAGCGAGGGGAAGAAACGCCCCAGGGAAGCGGAAAGATTTCTGGAAACCGCATCCCGGCTGTGCAAAAGTGCC
Coding sequences within it:
- a CDS encoding TolC family outer membrane protein, producing MKRFFPLTLSMLLLMTATAFAANDGTTSLRDSAAKAVEHHPRVKALLHSRDAVSRNLSASLGRFFPSLDLTSEYGLQQYSSGTTRNQTEDNTHSSVSDTTVTLTQNVFDGMDRYNEYEGSKARLNSAEFRLRDNVESVALDAVRAHLDVMRERKLLDLAEKNVSEHRDVLASISERVEAGAGSRADEMQARGRLARAESTVISYKGSLTNAEAAYVRVTGENPGALSVSPFSMEYVPLRMEDVLSVALDNNPKVKVGEAEVQATEKDRNVTDSSMYPDVDIQVSSRHADDLDGVDTYIQDNRAMLALSWNLFSGGSDYNRSKAADSRVEQAQSELQDTTDDLTRQVVTAWSEYETAVEQVAKYQEALQYSRESLDMYMLQFNVGQRSLLDVLDSINEVFSNSVQLETAKSNRTFSLYKLMTLKGELVKTLEIADGVYQDPEDI